A region of Lycium barbarum isolate Lr01 chromosome 1, ASM1917538v2, whole genome shotgun sequence DNA encodes the following proteins:
- the LOC132608558 gene encoding UDP-glucuronic acid decarboxylase 2-like isoform X1 encodes MTSELFYRGQEETHHVIDAYTPKPPKPWQNVIRPVRYMLKEQRLVFLFAGVAIASLIFALSPSSSSSSSRGSYSYVNKAIYDSHLPTESHHRNRIPLGLQRKGLRILVTGGAGFVGSHLVDRLIARGDSVIVADNFFTGQKENVMHHFGNPRFELIRHDVVEPLLVEVDHIYHLACPASPVHYKHNPVKTIISNVVGTLNMLGLAKRVGARFLLTSTSEVYGDPLEHPQKETYWGNVNPIGVRSCYDEGKRTAETLAMDYHRGAGVEVRIARIFNTYGPRMCIDDGRVVSNFVAQALRKEPLTVYGDGKQTRSFQFVSDLVEGLMRLMEGEHVGPFNLGNPGEFTMLELASVVQETIDRNAQIEFRPNTADDPHKRKPDISKAKELLGWEPKVPLRKGLPMMVQDFRQRIFGDHKEDSSSVSSA; translated from the exons ATGACTTCAGAATTGTTCTACAGAGGGCAAGAAGAAACCCATCATGTAATTGACGCCTACACCCCCAAACCGCCCAAGCCATGGCAAAACGTGATTCGGCCCGTACGTTACATGCTCAAGGAACAGCGCCTCGTCTTCCTTTTTGCAGGCGTTGCTATCGCTTCTCTTATCTTCGCTCTGTCACCCtcgtcctcctcctcctcctcacgTGGCAGTTACAGTTACGTAAACAAGGCGATCTATGACTCGCATTTGCCGACCGAGTCTCATCATCGGAACCGGATCCCGTTGGGGCTGCAGCGTAAGGGATTGAGGATCCTGGTTACTGGTGGGGCCGGCTTTGTGGGCAGCCACCTCGTCGACCGTTTGATCGCCAGAGGTGACAGCGTCATCGTCGCTGATAATTTCTTCACGGGGCAGAAAGAGAATGTGATGCACCATTTTGGGAACCCCAGGTTCGAGCTCATAAGACACGATGTGGTCGAGCCCTTGCTGGTCGAGGTTGACCACATCTACCACCTTGCTTGCCCTGCCTCTCCTGTTCACTATAAGCACAACCCCGTCAAGACCATTATATC TAATGTGGTGGGGACTCTGAACATGCTTGGATTGGCCAAGAGAGTCGGTGCCAGGTTTTTGCTGACCAGCACCAGCGAGGTCTACGGTGATCCTTTGGAGCATCCACAAAAGGAGACATACTGGGGCAACGTCAATCCCATCG GGGTGAGAAGTTGTTACGATGAGGGGAAGCGTACGGCTGAAACGTTGGCCATGGACTACCACAGAGGTGCTGGCGTTGAG GTGAGGATTGCTAGGATCTTCAACACCTATGGACCTCGTATGTGCATTGATGATGGTCGTGTTGTTAGCAACTTTGTTGCTCAG GCCTTGAGGAAGGAGCCTTTGACAGTTTATGGCGATGGAAAGCAAACAAGAAGTTTCCAATTTGTTTCAGACTTG GTTGAGGGCCTAATGCGCTTGATGGAAGGAGAACACGTGGGACCTTTCAACCTAGGAAACCCTGGTGAATTCACAATGCTTGAACTTGCAAGC GTGGTCCAGGAAACCATTGATCGAAACGCTCAGATTGAGTTCAGACCCAACACTGCAGATGATCCACACAAGAGGAAGCCTGATATTTCAAAGGCTAAAGAGTTGCTTGGTTGGGAACCAAAGGTGCCTCTTAGGAAAGGTCTACCTATGATGGTACAAGACTTTAGGCAACGTATATTTGGTGACCACAAAGAAGATAGCTCATCTGTCTCCTCCGCATAA
- the LOC132608558 gene encoding UDP-glucuronic acid decarboxylase 2-like isoform X2, translating to MTSELFYRGQEETHHVIDAYTPKPPKPWQNVIRPVRYMLKEQRLVFLFAGVAIASLIFALSPSSSSSSSRGSYSYVNKAIYDSHLPTESHHRNRIPLGLQRKGLRILVTGGAGFVGSHLVDRLIARGDSVIVADNFFTGQKENVMHHFGNPRFELIRHDVVEPLLVEVDHIYHLACPASPVHYKHNPVKTIISNVVGTLNMLGLAKRVGARFLLTSTSEVYGDPLEHPQKETYWGNVNPIGVRSCYDEGKRTAETLAMDYHRGAGVEVRIARIFNTYGPRMCIDDGRVVSNFVAQALRKEPLTVYGDGKQTRSFQFVSDLN from the exons ATGACTTCAGAATTGTTCTACAGAGGGCAAGAAGAAACCCATCATGTAATTGACGCCTACACCCCCAAACCGCCCAAGCCATGGCAAAACGTGATTCGGCCCGTACGTTACATGCTCAAGGAACAGCGCCTCGTCTTCCTTTTTGCAGGCGTTGCTATCGCTTCTCTTATCTTCGCTCTGTCACCCtcgtcctcctcctcctcctcacgTGGCAGTTACAGTTACGTAAACAAGGCGATCTATGACTCGCATTTGCCGACCGAGTCTCATCATCGGAACCGGATCCCGTTGGGGCTGCAGCGTAAGGGATTGAGGATCCTGGTTACTGGTGGGGCCGGCTTTGTGGGCAGCCACCTCGTCGACCGTTTGATCGCCAGAGGTGACAGCGTCATCGTCGCTGATAATTTCTTCACGGGGCAGAAAGAGAATGTGATGCACCATTTTGGGAACCCCAGGTTCGAGCTCATAAGACACGATGTGGTCGAGCCCTTGCTGGTCGAGGTTGACCACATCTACCACCTTGCTTGCCCTGCCTCTCCTGTTCACTATAAGCACAACCCCGTCAAGACCATTATATC TAATGTGGTGGGGACTCTGAACATGCTTGGATTGGCCAAGAGAGTCGGTGCCAGGTTTTTGCTGACCAGCACCAGCGAGGTCTACGGTGATCCTTTGGAGCATCCACAAAAGGAGACATACTGGGGCAACGTCAATCCCATCG GGGTGAGAAGTTGTTACGATGAGGGGAAGCGTACGGCTGAAACGTTGGCCATGGACTACCACAGAGGTGCTGGCGTTGAG GTGAGGATTGCTAGGATCTTCAACACCTATGGACCTCGTATGTGCATTGATGATGGTCGTGTTGTTAGCAACTTTGTTGCTCAG GCCTTGAGGAAGGAGCCTTTGACAGTTTATGGCGATGGAAAGCAAACAAGAAGTTTCCAATTTGTTTCAGACTTG AATTGA